The following are encoded together in the Clostridium sp. BJN0013 genome:
- the gmk gene encoding guanylate kinase, protein MKKGLLIVISGPSGTGKGTICRELISKNKLWMSVSATTRSPRKGEVDGVNYHFFTEETFKAKVKKKDFLEYAKVYGNYYGTPKSEVLKAIDEGKDVVLEIDIQGALKVKEAYPKGVFIFILPPSMEELKNRIIKRGSETPESLMTRFKSAYKEINYVSKYNYAVINDTIECAVKKIENIITAERCRVDRIKDEILSSKEGITYEQLDDKSIYCGFIEKSRE, encoded by the coding sequence ATGAAAAAAGGGCTTTTAATTGTTATATCAGGACCTTCTGGAACCGGTAAGGGGACAATATGCAGGGAATTGATCAGCAAAAATAAGCTTTGGATGTCAGTTTCAGCTACTACAAGATCCCCAAGAAAGGGGGAAGTAGATGGGGTGAACTATCATTTTTTTACTGAAGAAACTTTTAAAGCTAAAGTAAAGAAGAAAGATTTTTTAGAATATGCAAAAGTATATGGAAATTATTATGGAACTCCTAAATCTGAAGTTTTAAAGGCTATAGATGAAGGGAAAGATGTGGTTCTTGAAATAGATATTCAAGGAGCCTTAAAAGTAAAGGAAGCTTATCCTAAAGGAGTATTTATATTTATACTTCCACCTTCAATGGAAGAACTTAAAAATAGAATTATAAAAAGAGGCAGTGAAACCCCAGAGTCTCTTATGACTAGATTTAAATCAGCTTATAAGGAAATCAATTATGTATCAAAATACAATTATGCAGTTATAAACGATACTATAGAATGTGCAGTTAAAAAGATAGAAAACATAATTACTGCTGAAAGGTGCAGAGTAGATAGAATTAAAGATGAAATATTAAGTTCCAAGGAGGGCATTACTTATGAACAACTCGATGATAAATCCATCTATTGTGGATTTATTGAAAAAAGTAGAGAATAG
- a CDS encoding response regulator transcription factor, which yields MAKKIYLVEDERSLNVLLEKYLKNEGYDVTTFFDGSCAKKRIKDMPDLWILDIMLPDIDGYELIKYIKQNNKNTPVIFMSARNEELDRVVGLELGSDDYLSKPFLPRELVIRTNKLMERIYGNEHNTENIDINIGEYLISKSQRMVSFKGEELQLTNKEFELLSYLTDNKNNLISREQILMNVWGNDYFGSDRVVDDTIRRLRKKADKLTIETVYGYGYKLVVRV from the coding sequence TTGGCTAAAAAAATATATTTGGTAGAGGATGAAAGAAGTCTAAATGTTTTGCTTGAAAAATATCTTAAAAATGAAGGATATGATGTTACCACTTTTTTTGACGGCAGTTGTGCAAAAAAAAGAATAAAGGATATGCCAGATCTTTGGATACTGGATATAATGCTTCCTGATATAGATGGATATGAGCTAATAAAATATATAAAACAAAATAATAAAAATACTCCTGTTATATTTATGTCTGCAAGAAATGAAGAATTGGATAGGGTAGTGGGACTAGAACTTGGAAGTGATGATTATTTGTCTAAGCCGTTTTTACCCAGGGAATTGGTCATAAGGACTAATAAGCTTATGGAAAGAATATATGGAAATGAGCACAATACTGAAAATATAGATATAAATATTGGAGAATATTTAATTAGTAAAAGTCAAAGAATGGTTTCATTTAAAGGAGAGGAACTGCAACTTACCAACAAGGAGTTTGAATTGTTAAGTTATCTTACGGATAATAAAAACAATTTAATATCCAGAGAACAAATTTTAATGAATGTATGGGGAAATGATTATTTTGGTTCAGACAGGGTGGTAGATGATACTATAAGAAGGCTTAGGAAAAAAGCAGATAAGTTAACCATAGAAACAGTATATGGTTATGGATATAAATTGGTCGTGAGAGTATGA
- the remA gene encoding extracellular matrix/biofilm regulator RemA, whose protein sequence is MGIKLINIGFGNIVSANRLIAIVSPESAPIKRIIQEARDRGMLIDATYGRRTRAVIITDSDHVILSAVQPETVAHRLSTKGEEDEISEVEVQ, encoded by the coding sequence ATGGGTATAAAGTTGATAAATATAGGCTTTGGGAATATTGTCTCAGCCAATAGATTAATAGCTATAGTTAGTCCTGAATCTGCACCTATAAAGAGAATAATTCAAGAAGCACGAGATAGAGGAATGCTTATAGATGCTACTTATGGCAGAAGAACAAGAGCTGTTATAATAACAGATAGCGATCATGTAATACTTTCAGCAGTTCAGCCTGAAACAGTAGCTCATAGATTGTCCACTAAAGGTGAAGAGGATGAGATTAGTGAGGTTGAAGTACAATGA
- the spoIVA gene encoding stage IV sporulation protein A, which yields MENFDIYKDIAERTQGDIYVGVVGPVRTGKSTFIKRFMEIMVLPNINNAYKKQRAKDELPQSSSGKSIHTTEPKFVPNEAIEINLEGGAKFKIRMVDCVGYIVKSASGYMDGEEAKMVTTPWYDYEIPFEEAAEIGTKKVINEHSTIGLLITTDGSITDINREDYVEAEERVVNELKSINKPFITVLNSQHPYDPDTIALKKELEGKYDVPVQTMDVLNMKEEDVTSVFQRVLKEFPVKEINIDMPEWIEKMDPVHWLKVNFINLVKEMCDTIYKVRDIDRSLQGVRDIEFIDEPVIKEINMGEGTARINLKSKKSLYYRVLSEVCEEEIQGESDLISIIEKMHTAKVEYDKISGALKEVKETGYGLVAPQLSEMKLEEPEIVKQGNRFGVKLKASAPSLHFIRADIQTEVSPIMGTERESEEMVKSLLEQFESDPSKIWQSNMFGKSLEILVKEGLQNKLYKMPEDIQVKIQKTLQKIINEGNGGLICIIL from the coding sequence TTGGAAAATTTTGATATATACAAAGATATTGCTGAAAGAACTCAGGGAGATATATATGTAGGAGTAGTAGGGCCTGTTAGAACAGGAAAATCAACTTTTATAAAAAGATTTATGGAAATAATGGTATTGCCTAACATAAATAATGCCTATAAAAAACAACGGGCTAAAGATGAATTACCTCAAAGTTCTTCAGGAAAATCTATTCATACTACAGAGCCTAAATTTGTACCTAATGAAGCTATAGAGATAAATTTAGAAGGAGGTGCTAAATTTAAAATAAGAATGGTAGATTGTGTGGGCTATATAGTTAAAAGTGCATCGGGATATATGGATGGGGAAGAGGCAAAAATGGTGACTACCCCTTGGTATGACTATGAGATACCTTTTGAGGAAGCTGCAGAAATTGGAACAAAAAAGGTAATAAATGAGCACTCTACTATAGGACTTTTGATTACTACGGATGGTTCTATAACGGATATAAATAGAGAAGATTATGTGGAAGCAGAAGAAAGGGTAGTAAATGAATTAAAGTCCATAAATAAGCCTTTTATAACGGTTCTAAATTCACAGCATCCTTATGATCCTGATACTATAGCCTTAAAGAAAGAATTGGAAGGTAAATATGATGTGCCTGTGCAGACCATGGATGTATTGAATATGAAAGAAGAAGATGTGACCAGTGTATTTCAAAGAGTACTTAAAGAGTTTCCAGTTAAAGAGATAAATATTGACATGCCAGAATGGATAGAAAAAATGGATCCTGTGCATTGGTTGAAGGTGAATTTTATAAATTTAGTAAAAGAAATGTGTGACACTATATATAAAGTTAGAGATATAGATAGGTCACTTCAAGGTGTTCGTGACATAGAATTTATAGATGAACCTGTAATAAAGGAGATTAATATGGGAGAAGGAACTGCCAGAATTAACTTAAAGTCTAAAAAAAGCCTTTATTATAGAGTACTTAGTGAAGTTTGTGAAGAAGAAATTCAGGGGGAAAGTGATTTAATTAGTATAATTGAGAAGATGCATACAGCTAAAGTTGAATATGATAAAATATCAGGAGCTTTAAAGGAAGTTAAGGAAACAGGATATGGTCTAGTAGCACCACAGCTTTCTGAGATGAAGCTGGAAGAACCTGAAATAGTGAAACAAGGGAATAGATTTGGAGTAAAATTAAAAGCCAGTGCTCCTTCCCTTCATTTTATAAGGGCAGATATTCAAACGGAAGTTTCACCTATTATGGGTACAGAAAGGGAAAGTGAGGAAATGGTAAAATCTCTGCTGGAGCAATTTGAAAGCGATCCCTCTAAAATATGGCAAAGCAATATGTTTGGAAAATCCTTAGAAATTTTAGTAAAGGAAGGACTTCAAAATAAATTATATAAGATGCCGGAAGATATTCAAGTAAAGATACAAAAAACTCTTCAAAAAATTATAAATGAAGGCAATGGCGGTTTAATATGTATTATACTATAA
- a CDS encoding ATP-binding protein, which produces MKKFKIKSLMLRIWITFTIMILVIICCISLLYVFVFRAFDEKAKIEDLKAAHNMLLKSDNFNDPLRFDKLRNLREIQNLVVTINNNEAEVIDINKPPEKSRPEENGQKEWMISFTKYAENGQKQFKEYYNNKKFFFIISSIKIQQPGKSYLITYMPYFADNSILYNVAIIGIIFIVIAFFTSKLVASYISRPLKELENYTKRISNKQWGEPIKVKSNDEIGSLANSMNVMQKKLKYADENERLFLQSISHDLKTPVMVIMGHAEAIIDGIYIDSVEKTAEIIKEEAVNLEKRIKEILYFNTLEYILENNGKNESVDLQQIIDNMLERFKVLKNNIHWELDIHKSLVWGDREKIQVSVENILDNALRYARTTIKISLKNEGGFSILEIYNDGNSIKNEDIERIFDNMYKDKTGNFGLGLAISKKIIDFYSGDIKAVNREKGVSFIIKYPTKASLNK; this is translated from the coding sequence ATGAAAAAGTTCAAAATAAAATCTTTAATGTTAAGAATATGGATTACATTTACCATTATGATTCTTGTGATAATATGTTGTATCTCCCTTTTGTATGTATTTGTATTTAGAGCTTTTGATGAAAAGGCTAAAATTGAAGATTTAAAGGCAGCGCATAATATGTTATTAAAAAGTGATAATTTTAATGATCCTTTAAGGTTTGATAAATTGAGAAATCTTAGAGAAATACAAAATTTAGTTGTTACCATAAATAATAATGAAGCTGAAGTAATAGATATAAATAAACCTCCAGAAAAATCCAGACCAGAGGAAAATGGCCAGAAGGAGTGGATGATTAGTTTTACTAAATACGCAGAAAATGGGCAAAAACAGTTTAAAGAATATTATAATAACAAGAAATTCTTTTTTATTATAAGTTCAATAAAAATCCAGCAACCCGGAAAATCTTATCTTATTACTTACATGCCTTATTTTGCAGACAATAGTATACTATATAATGTAGCTATCATAGGAATTATATTTATTGTTATAGCCTTTTTTACTTCAAAACTTGTGGCTTCCTATATTTCAAGGCCCCTTAAAGAATTGGAGAATTATACTAAAAGAATATCTAATAAACAATGGGGAGAACCTATTAAGGTTAAAAGTAATGATGAAATTGGAAGCCTGGCAAATTCTATGAATGTTATGCAAAAAAAGTTAAAATATGCCGATGAAAATGAAAGACTATTTCTACAAAGTATATCCCATGATTTAAAAACACCGGTTATGGTTATTATGGGTCACGCTGAGGCGATTATAGATGGAATATATATAGATTCTGTGGAAAAAACCGCTGAGATAATAAAAGAGGAAGCTGTAAACTTGGAAAAAAGAATTAAGGAAATATTATATTTTAATACCTTGGAATATATACTAGAAAATAATGGTAAAAATGAAAGCGTTGATTTGCAGCAAATTATCGATAATATGCTGGAGAGATTTAAGGTACTTAAAAATAATATTCATTGGGAATTGGATATTCATAAAAGCCTGGTTTGGGGGGATAGGGAAAAAATACAGGTTTCTGTAGAAAATATATTAGATAATGCACTAAGGTATGCCAGAACTACCATAAAAATAAGTTTAAAAAATGAAGGGGGCTTTTCCATACTTGAAATTTATAATGATGGAAATAGTATTAAAAATGAAGATATAGAACGTATATTTGATAATATGTATAAAGACAAAACAGGAAATTTCGGACTGGGTCTTGCTATTTCAAAAAAAATAATAGATTTTTATAGTGGAGATATAAAAGCTGTAAATAGAGAAAAAGGTGTAAGTTTTATAATTAAGTACCCTACTAAGGCATCTTTAAATAAATAA
- a CDS encoding glycosyltransferase family 2 protein: protein MFKDKVIYSVVVPLYNEELVILESYKRLKEVMDSTGEEYEIVFVNDGSKDTTKNKVQLICKKDFRIKLVNFSRNFGHQAAITAGMNIAMGDAIVVIDADLQDPPEVILKMIEKWREGYEVVYGKRVKREGESFFKKFTASMYYKVLKSMTNIDIPIDVGDFRLIDKKVCDALSSLPEKNRYVRGLVSWVGFKQTYVEFVRQKRFAGETKYPLSKMVKLALDGITSLSYRPLSFINYIGVFLLITSLLSAIIIIIKNIVNKVDILSIGLVLSINSFMISLLFISMGIMGQYIGRIFDEVKDRPIYIVDDIVSYKEVDSKVQSYGR, encoded by the coding sequence ATGTTTAAAGATAAAGTTATCTATAGTGTTGTAGTGCCTTTATATAATGAAGAGCTTGTAATTTTAGAAAGTTATAAAAGACTTAAGGAAGTTATGGATTCCACAGGAGAAGAGTATGAGATTGTATTTGTAAATGATGGCAGTAAAGATACTACAAAAAATAAAGTACAACTGATTTGTAAAAAGGACTTTAGAATAAAATTAGTTAATTTTTCAAGAAACTTTGGCCATCAAGCGGCAATAACAGCAGGGATGAATATAGCTATGGGAGATGCTATTGTTGTAATTGATGCAGATCTACAGGATCCACCAGAAGTTATTCTAAAGATGATAGAAAAATGGAGAGAGGGTTATGAAGTAGTTTACGGTAAGAGAGTAAAAAGAGAGGGGGAAAGCTTTTTTAAAAAATTTACAGCTTCAATGTATTATAAGGTGTTAAAATCCATGACCAATATTGATATACCTATAGATGTGGGAGATTTTAGACTTATTGACAAGAAAGTGTGTGATGCTCTGTCTTCACTGCCGGAAAAAAATAGATATGTAAGGGGACTTGTTAGCTGGGTAGGGTTTAAACAGACTTATGTGGAATTTGTAAGGCAGAAAAGATTTGCAGGAGAAACAAAGTACCCATTAAGTAAAATGGTGAAGTTAGCTTTAGATGGCATAACTTCTCTATCCTACAGGCCCTTATCTTTTATAAATTATATAGGAGTTTTTTTATTAATAACAAGCCTGCTTTCAGCAATTATTATAATTATTAAAAATATAGTTAATAAAGTGGATATTTTAAGTATAGGACTAGTACTTTCCATTAATTCATTTATGATAAGTTTGCTATTTATAAGTATGGGTATAATGGGACAGTATATTGGGAGAATTTTTGATGAAGTGAAAGATAGGCCCATATATATAGTAGATGATATTGTAAGCTATAAAGAAGTGGATTCAAAAGTTCAATCTTATGGTAGATAG
- a CDS encoding YicC/YloC family endoribonuclease — translation MMKSMTGFGRGTLEDENQSFTVEMKSVNHRYCDLNIKMPKSLMLLEDKMRKVILQRINRGKVDIIVTQRSYNSYGIKAVLDEGLVDSYIECFNRIKEKYDIKENIPLSLVAKFPEVITLKKEEEDMEHTWKYLSHALNDALSMLVDMREKEGEKLKKDLCQKCNYIGNLLLEVENNSQEVVKDYRNKLSQRLKNLLEEYPVDENRVAMEVALFADKSSVDEEIVRLNSHMVQFQKTLAADEPVGRKLDFILQEMNREANTIASKSTNLNITRNILDIKNEIEKIREQIQNVE, via the coding sequence ATAATGAAAAGTATGACTGGATTTGGAAGAGGTACTTTAGAAGATGAAAATCAAAGTTTTACGGTAGAAATGAAAAGTGTAAATCACAGATACTGTGATTTAAATATTAAGATGCCTAAAAGTCTTATGCTTTTAGAAGATAAAATGAGAAAAGTTATATTACAAAGAATAAATAGGGGTAAGGTGGATATAATTGTAACTCAAAGGAGTTATAATAGTTATGGTATAAAGGCTGTATTAGATGAAGGTTTAGTGGATAGCTATATAGAATGTTTTAATAGGATTAAGGAAAAATATGACATAAAAGAAAATATACCCCTAAGCCTTGTGGCTAAATTTCCTGAAGTAATAACACTAAAAAAAGAAGAAGAAGATATGGAGCATACTTGGAAGTATTTATCACATGCTTTAAATGATGCGCTTTCCATGCTTGTAGATATGAGAGAGAAAGAGGGAGAAAAGCTTAAAAAAGATTTATGTCAAAAATGTAATTACATTGGAAATTTACTGCTTGAAGTAGAAAATAATTCTCAGGAAGTGGTAAAAGATTATAGAAATAAACTTTCCCAAAGGTTAAAGAATTTATTAGAAGAATATCCGGTGGATGAAAATAGAGTTGCAATGGAAGTGGCCTTATTTGCAGATAAATCCAGTGTTGATGAAGAAATTGTAAGATTAAACAGCCATATGGTTCAATTTCAGAAAACTTTAGCTGCAGATGAACCTGTAGGAAGGAAACTTGATTTTATATTACAGGAAATGAATAGAGAAGCAAATACTATTGCTTCAAAATCTACAAATTTGAATATAACTAGAAACATATTAGACATAAAAAACGAAATAGAAAAAATAAGAGAACAAATACAAAATGTGGAATGA